From Toxorhynchites rutilus septentrionalis strain SRP chromosome 2, ASM2978413v1, whole genome shotgun sequence, a single genomic window includes:
- the LOC129768052 gene encoding U3 small nucleolar RNA-associated protein 4 homolog, translated as MKAKSKSGECNLHHIQFYNLLPRGISCSAVNSENSKLALSRDDGTIEIWNLSAAPFLEKSIPGGENVSIEGLAWVGDRLFSVGLAGALLEWDLRLLKVKTSLLLTGDAGWCLDVSKDARRLAVGTEGGYINIYDVEQDEINYEKILDKQEGRIVSIRFDYSGDFLVTGSADAVRVWNAKKGHAIHKMTTGRAERNKETIVWDILVLRDFTIISGDSRGKIMFFDGNLGTSVDSISVSKADILCLAIDDEEKTLYVSGIEPIVRLFQRVEVTKANEKVNSFTRSISRRLHTNDIKTLALLRHELLSGGVDGTLIKSMFPPLTVDKYIPLLEAPSCVLVDESRMVLLKYVNYLEVWTLSSPSVESQKILQIRSKLDEHIVASSISSNGRWIIYSSESKARLYRFDYASEGQSRLVPMRTVPDQFDRCYRVEFTHDSKGVFLFKHEGTIEYFTFTEKDDFDHKQTIETEKYFADKVHLAAISRDDRFLVCASLCTAIIVFQRQESDKWTRLTTLPKYRMPPTAIAIHPNCPILAAVFPDHKIFHYDFSEFKFTFSSYLKLDQLGGSLNKAVSDIVFDPRNDDAMILQHDSDLLVSEFEDCDSSYSETKRKNCGGKNGSEEDQTPRRRYSMKVLKKYSRLVCTRWLGNDELVVIEANPLSMVEYLPPAYRRKVFGAA; from the exons ATGAAGGCTAAATCCAAATCAGGGGAGTGTAATCTGCATCATATACAGTTCTATAACTTGCTGCCCCGAGGAATCAGTTGTTCCGCGGTGAATAGCGAGAACAGTAAACTTGCACTGTCAAG GGACGATGGCACAATCGAAATATGGAATTTATCGGCAGCCCCGTTCCTGGAGAAATCAATCCCTGGTGGTGAGAATGTGTCTATCGAGGGACTAGCATGGGTGGGTGATCGGCTATTCTCCGTTGGTCTTGCTGGTGCACTTCTTGAATGGGACCTTCGGCTGCTTAAGGTGAAAACGTCTCTGCTGTTAACTGGCGATGCTGGCTGGTGCTTGGACGTCAGTAAAGACGCACGCAGATTAGCCGTCGGAACCGAAGGGGGGTACATAAACATTTATGATGTTGAGCAGGATGAGATCAATTACGAGAAGATTTTGGATAAACAAGAGGGAAGGATTGTGTCCATCCGTTTCGATTACAGTGGTGACTTTTTGGTAACTGGCTCAGCTGACGCCGTCCGAGTGTGGAATGCGAAGAAAGGACATGCGATCCACAAGATGACAACCGGGCGAGCGGAACGAAACAAAGAAACCATTGTGTGGGACATTCTGGTTTTGAGAGACTTTACGATTATTTCGGGAGATTCCAGAGgcaaaattatgtttttcgacGGAAATCTTGGTACATCGGTTGATTCCATTTCCGTATCCAAAGCAGACATTTTGTGTTTGGCTATTGACGATGAGGAAAAGACTTTGTATGTAAGTGGCATAGAGCCAATTGTGCGACTCTTCCAGCGTGTCGAAGTTACGAAGGCCAACGAGAAGGTCAATAGTTTCACACGGTCCATCAGCAGGAGGCTCCATACTAACGATATTAAAACATTAGCATTGCTCCGCCACGAGTTGCTTTCCGGTGGGGTTGACGGAACGCTCATAAAAAGTATGTTCCCTCCGCTAACAGTTGACAAATATATTCCTCTTCTGGAGGCACCCAGTTGTGTACTGGTAGACGAAAGTCGAATGGTTCTTCTCAAATACGTAAACTATTTGGAGGTTTGGACATTGAGTTCACCTTCGGTTGAAAGCCAAAAAATTTTGCAGATCAGAAGCAAATTAGATGAACATATCGTTGCTTCGTCCATTTCTTCCAACGGACGGTGGATCATTTACTCAAGCGAGTCAAAGGCACGTTTGTATCGATTCGATTACGCCAGCGAGGGTCAATCGCGTCTAGTCCCCATGCGAACGGTTCCGGATCAGTTTGATCGGTGCTATCGTGTTGAGTTCACACACGACTCGAAAGGAGTATTTTTGTTTAAGCACGAAGGAACGATAGAGTATTTTACGTTCACCGAAAAGGATGATTTCGACCACAAACAGACCATAGAGACGGAAAAAT ACTTCGCGGACAAAGTTCACCTGGCCGCCATCTCACGAGATGACAGATTTCTGGTATGTGCAAGTCTTTGCACCGCAATTATTGTATTTCAGCGACAGGAGTCGGACAAATGGACACGGTTGACTACACTGCCCAAGTACAGAATGCCACCAACAGCCATTGCTATACATCCCAATTGTCCGATTTTGGCAGCGGTTTTCCCCGATCACAAGATCTTCCACTATGATTTTAGCGAGTTTAAATTTACGTTTTCTTCATACTTGAAGCTAGATCAATTAGGAGGATCTTTGAACAAAGCCGTCAGTGACATTGTGTTCGATCCCAGAAACGACGATGCGATGATTTTGCAACACGATTCGGACCTGTTGGTGTCGGAGTTTGAAGACTGTGATTCGAGTTATTCAGAAACCAAACGGAAGAATTGCGGAGGCAAGAACGGTAGCGAGGAAGATCAAACACCTAGGCGACGATATAGTATGAAGGTTCTGAAGAAGTACAGTCGGTTGGTGTGTACGCGATGGTTAGGAAACGATGAGCTGGTCGTAATAGAAGCGAATCCACTATCCATGGTTGAATATTTGCCGCCGGCATACAGGAGAAAGGTATTCGGAGCGGcatag